A window of Garra rufa chromosome 6, GarRuf1.0, whole genome shotgun sequence genomic DNA:
ACCAACTGGTGTCAAGATCAAAAACCCTTATTTTTGTGAAATGTCTCATTGAAATTCTGATTGAGCCATCTTCCTTCAAAATAAGTGCTCCCTGGTTTAATATTTTGTTATCTAATGTAATATCATTGATACATtgaagggatagctcacccaaaaatattctgttgaacacaaaataatCTATTTTGAAGAATTCTATAGAATCCATAatgctatggaagtcaatggctaccgtcaactgtttactgacattcttcaaaacatctttatttgtgttcaacAGCTAAAAGAAAACCATACAGGTCTAGAATAACTTGAAGGTGATTAAATGATgatagtattttcatttttgggtgaactgttatTTTATGTTTAAGTCTTATgtgtcaaaaatactttttaaggCCACTGTTTgttacaaaactaaaacacattaGATTGGTGAAAATACTATGACTTTTCTCACCTTTCTCCTCCGCCTCCTTCGCCAACTCCTCTGAGGCTAAACAGACGCAAACAGGCAGTGAAAATAAAGCAATATGAAGCCAATTTAAACTACTCACTTTACTACCCACTTACAAACACCCACTACAAACAAATAGCAAACGCCTGTAAGCTTGTGCTAATTACATTTACCCATCtgttcttaaaggtgccatagaatgcattgagagaatattttaaattgttctctgatatgtACATAGaaagtatatggcataggaaagggcgaaaaatctccagaaatagttttacaggtccatttacaaccctaggatttgtccctagaatgaaatgctctgttattgccttatttggaaggttcgtgaatattaatgagctctgctctgattggctgtttcacagagctgctcatctctatagctggcacatggataaaaatatatatttaattaggagctctagccgcttttaatatgtggtttgctGAATCTGCCgctttgaatcgccgacattttactctcattACATTACTGTGatcacatgtgctctgtgtaacgttctAATGCAGAGGGAGAGTTTAGgctacttaccacacaagttcagctgcttgtcagtgatgctcgggatctgtaaattattcgccatcatcagcgcagttatttctgcatcattcgccatcatcagcgcagtcatctctctgtttatgtggtaagtgaaatcgtttgtactgcaatgtaacaggctagcgctagcattaagctaaccgtgtcccttcagtggcttgcattgttttactgatgtactgaagttactgatgattgggcgatgcaaatgttgggggcgtaactattaacgatcccggggctattgcgtaacagtctgtgttatgttggaattgacctatttttcagtggtcttttgcaaacaccagatttatagaaggaggaaatggtggtgctTGAGACTCATGGTGTCATgttcatgtacagaactgttattatttaactatgccaaggtaaatacagttttccattctatggcacctttaagcaaAGTtaggaaaacacatttaaaagacAAATGTTCATCAAAAACAAATGTTCAGCTAATGCTTACGATTAGGGTCACCATGGGTAACCAGGAACTCCAACATCTTATTCATGGCACCCATGAAAAAAATGAGACGAAGCTGGGTCATCGCCATTGTGATGATGCTCCACAGGAAAATAGGCGAGCACACAGAACGATAAAAAGGAGGGGATTCTGCTgtaccaaaaaataaaaagattatttatttattaaattcatAATTCTTTGGTGTTTTTGTAGACAGTGCGCCTGTGAGACTTGCCCTGGCTCTGTGCAATTGTTCCATCGCTGGGTGCTTCATCAGCGGAAAGCTGTTTTTTGGTCACCTCTGGATTCTCCTGAGTGAAAGAGCTTTCTTCGGTCATTGTTTGGTCCACTACTTCATCTTTTAACTTCACCATTGTGCTGTGAAATAAAAAGGAACAGAAATTCATATACAGTTTCACAATATTAGACACAATTGTCTGTGTAGACACAGAGAGGTTCTTTATTGAAATCAACggctccatgaagaacctttaacatctatacAACCTTTcaattgcacaaaaggttctttagatgaatgaaatgttcttcacactaaaaaAATGAaccattattttaatactgtatatttatgttgttatacactaccagtcaaattttttgaacaataacatttttttaaagaagtctcttctgctcaccaagactgcatttatttgatcccgagtacagcaaaaactgtaaaagtttgaaatatgttttactacttaataactgttttctattataatatattttaaaatttaatttattcctgtgatttcaaagttgaatttttagcattattactccagtcacatgatccttcagaaatcattataatattttgctttgctgctcaaaaaatatttattattattataatcattattattatgttggaaacagctgagtagatgtttttgtttctttgatgaatagaaagctcagaagaatagcatttatctaaaataaaaatcttttgtaatttTCACTTTTTGCCTAGAATTATTACCCTGATCCTCCCTGATCgctaaatgctgatatttggatctttctattcatcaaagtatcctaaaACAAAGTactcaactttttaaaatattgatgataataataatcacaaatgtttcttgaatgtttcttgaaatgatttctgaaggatcatgtaaaactgaagactggagtaatgatgctgaaaatgtagctttgattacaggaataaattacattttaaaatatattcaaatagaaaacaattattttgaatagtaaaaatatttcagaattttactgtactttggactatataaatgcaggcttggtgagcagaagagacgtctttaaaaaacattaaaaaaaacttttgactgctagtgtattctTCTGATACTGCTGTTCAAAGTGTTTTtaccattttctattttaatatatgttaaaatataatttattcctgtaatggcaaagtgattactccagtcttcatatatgtaaacatatgtaaatataaaaataataatcacattaGAAGTGATGTTCATGTGCTGTAATATTTTTGGGCATGTAGTGTACGTATTTGGCATGTACTGACTTATATCTGACATCCTCCGGGCCAGGAAAAGATTCTGCCGGCCAATTAATAAAGCAGTTGAGGAAGACAAAGCAGGCAAACCCTGCCCATAGCCAGAAGATCGTGGAAAATGAGACACCCACATCATAGATCAGCTATAGGACAACAAAGACAGATGTTTATGTCCATATGCTGCACTGCTGGGAAACGTAATGTATTTGTGCATATTGTGCCACACTTTctattgcttaattttttttttttatttttttttaccttgactCCTGGAAAGGTAACAGCTGAGGAAGCGTACGAGCCAATCATGAGTGATAGAATCGTAGACCGCACATTTCCAAACATATTTGGCAACTGAGAAAATCAAACAGGAAGAAAGAATCACAAATGAACATAAAATTGTATGTATTTGAACTGTAATGTTTGTCTGTTGCCACTAGAGAGCATTATGAGCTTGGTAAGTCAGAAATAGCCTTTAACCACAAGGTAGGTCAGAAATAGCCTTTAACCACACTTGTAAAGACACAGCTCCTCATGTAGTGATTTTATAGCCTATTCTACAGCATCTCTGCAGCATTTCAAGATTTTCACTATGTATGTGGATGNNNNNNNNNNNNNNNNNNNNNNNNNNNNNNNNNNNNNNNNNNNNNNNNNNNNNNNNNNNNNNNNNNNNNNNNNNNNNNNNNNNNNNNNNNNNNNNNNNNNNNNNNNNNNNNNNNNNNNNNNNNNNNNNNNNNNNNNNNNNNNNNNNNNNNNNNNNNNNNNNNNNNNNNNNNNNNNNNNNNNNNNNNNNNNNNNNNNNNNNNNNNNNNNNNNNNNNNNNNNNNNNNNNNNNNNNNNNNNNNNNNNNNNNNNNNNNNNNNNNNNNNNNNNNNNNNNNNNNNNNNNNNNNNNNNNNNNNNNNNNNNNNNNNNNNNNNNNNNNNNNNNNNNNNNNNNNNNNNNNNNNNNNNNNNNNNNNNNNNNNNNNNNNNNNNNNNNNNNNNNNNNNNNNNNNNNNNNNNNNNNNNNNNNNNNNNNNNNNNNNNNNNNNNNNNNNNNNNNNNNNNNNNNNNNNNNNNNNNNNNNNNNNNNNNNNNNNNNNNNNNNNNNNNNNNNNNNNNNNNGgctttcagatgtgttcaggtcaggactttaatcgaacatgtgaagtttgaggcaaatgggacattttatggctgagttataaaaagttttatatccatggcgagacctcggaatttgtcaggccgccacggacacgccctttaccgaaaactcaagatcttcacaatttaacatcactaaggcctttatattagactgaccgattttggtgttgatctgtataaatctctaggagaagtttgttgtagagtatagcatgacacttcctgttgcctgcaggtggcgctatgactataaccgaatatgggcatgtagatgtcttcaggtcaggagtgttatcacacatgtgaagtttgggacagatcggacattgtatgcctgagttatagcaacttcctttttcatggcgaaacatcgaaatttgccaggccgccacggacacgccctctgatgaaaactctagatcttcgcaatttaacgtcacaaagggctttagattggactcaccaaattcggcattgatccgaatcaatctctatgaggagttcgttcaagtacgacgcctgaaaatggcaaaaatgacacaaattttgctgagaaaattaaaaataaccgacttcctgttgggtgtcaaattttgctccaagaggcttttttgtaggtattggtgtgttacatgtgtgtaccgattttcgtgcatgtacgtgaatcacagctgaaagcgcacaccgctgaacgtgtaaaggtggcgctgtcgagccattttgcgacacccacttctgaaccccatatcagacgtaaattttcgccaggtttgacgtgtgtgcgaagtttcatgagttttcgggtatgtctaagccctcaaaaatgcgattcattttggagaagaataataataataattaaagctgcgagcagcgatgagcgggccctcgcacccgggctcaccaccgactggtggcttcaggaaaacagcaaacggtgggcagtatgcttttaatacagtaaatatagaaaaaatatatcataagtcatttaaatgtgccaaacttgccgctgccagctggtggcgctatgcctataactgattattggcatgtagatgtgttcaggccagcactattatcaaacataggaagtttggtgcagattgaccttggtatgtttgagttagtgaaatatatgagatatcctgctgccaacaggtggggctatgataatatctgaatattggtctttaggtgtcttcaggccaggactcttaccaaacctgtgaattttgtggcagatcagacagtttcaggctaagttataaccacttctatgtctatgcagaaacatcaaactttgtcaggccaccacggacatgccctttaatgaaaactcaagatcttcacaatttaacatctctaaggcctcaagatcagactgaccaaatataatgttgatttaattaaatgcaatcaatgcaaggacttcagatagatgccaactgtgaaccagtatgctacaaattccctattttctgatgatgataagaacatgtaattcatgatgatagcaaaatgttattattgcttcctttacatccaccacttctgcttaaatgtcattgttacctatctgaacaatttttgtataatatatttttgtataaaatcaattttgtcataactaagaatcaataaggaagacggtgcccagttggcacatgcattcacagtaaccatctgctagtttggattttaagtttacagaattgaaagggttacactttaaaatcaacacacagacacatacacacaaaatataaaatgttgccatccagtttcatttgttaaaattaactatatcagttaacatgaccaataaataaatagcatttattaatgttaattaatattaagctaaaaaaaagtattcatataaagtttatgtactgtgaattaacatgaacatgaacacagttgggtgtacagcaatacacaataaagtgctctataaacgctttctttcaaaatatctttaaaaatcaagttgagtattttaacggggtgatatatatatatatatatatatatatatatatatatatatatatatatatatatatatatatatatatatatatatataactgatcttaaaatgatggttttcagatgttttgaagagataacagtaacgtttgttttgttgtcaaagtttgtcttaatgttttattattattattttatattcaataaataacactatgtaaatattgtctatcaatgaagataaattgatcatgctaaaaagttgtattttttaaaatcttttgctatgtgactgaataggacaagttcatggtacagttaagtaaaaaataaataaaaaacaacaactgcaaaatacgaacaatgaaagacttagtgaccctttatattttctcaaaatatcagactctcaaagatcagacatatttatgtaattatactacatacagtatgtgcattttgttcaaagatggtctgtagaatggctctctactctgtcaccctctctgcctctcacccctcccccctgcaataatgagcttctctgtgcctgactgaacgcacacacatactgtagagacattcaccagagtgacagcaggtttctgagttatctttttaattttctttaattcattgaagcttgtataaaatttatatttccagcacttgctcagaatgattagatctctgtgtgaaaaaagttttaaagagtttggatgctgcactttaaagatataaaaaattagggttatgttttttactacatctttaaaaaatcaccacgtcaacaccgttcgagatatccaaaatccgctcgcaatttaacatcttcagaatcttctcttcatgttaaaaaaagtttggtgtgaacagctggttgttcttaggagtagtgtgaatttgtttactacctgatttttcaaaaaatccacattcaaatcaaaatagccggctttctgttggtcttagctaatgcgtttgatttagaaagttgtcaagattgatgagaacaatataagtacagagtttggtgactgtaggaaaaactaaccccccaacttttgttaaaagatggcgctatagagtgcctgctccacgcccatttatgaccttttgccagtgtctaactatcattaatattgatgtgtgtgttgagtttcatgaaattctaagcatgttatctgccttgaaaagacaggaatctaattttaaagtttgacacgttgccatggcaacagcatttgatttatcatcgacccctttacatattctttatcggccgtgttttgacatgattttgatgaagtttaaagaaaatcgagtaaaattaagaggctgatttcaaagcattttgaaaatgacacgtttcctgctgccagttggtggcgctataactttgactcataatagtcacatttatggaatcggcatcatacaacgaacaaactggtgaagtttcatcagaatcaggcaatgtgtgcaacagttattagacacttcctgtttctcatttctcgccaaaactttgtcgccttgccacggccaaaccgttcgagatatcaaaaatcccctcgcaatttagcgtccccaatgtcttgagatcatgctgaccgagtttggtgacaatcgtatagaaatcctgggaggagtacgttaaattccagagcatgcgctttttaaacagccctaaatatctcacttcctgttgcgtggagcccatgacatagagtacaaaagttgttcagctcggtgagttctatatgtgtaccgagtttcatatcaatacgtgcaagtatgtgtgcacagtacatcaagttttcaaactgtgttccagggggcgctgtagaggccctgaaccacgcccgggtcccagcctctgtggcgtccggacgacggcagattccaacgtgtgtgcaaattttcaagagtttttgagtatgttaaggcccccaaaagtgccccaacggttgaaaaaaaaaaaaaattaaagctgcaagcagcgatgaacgggccctcgcacccgggctctccgccgaccggtggctttaggaaaacagcaaacggtgggcagtatgcttttaatacagtaaatataggagaaatatgtcataagtcacttaaatgtgccaaatttcaggctgccagctggtggcgctatgcctataactgattattggcatgtagatgtgttcaggccagcactattatcaaacatatgaagtttggtgcagattgattttggtatgtttgagttagtgaaagatatgatatatattgctgccaacaggtggcgctatgataatatctgaatattggcctttaggggtcttcaggccaggactcttgccAAACCTGTAAAGTTTGAggtagatcggacattttatggctgagttatgacaacttctgtatccatggcgaaacatcaaactttgtcaggccgccatgaacacgccctttaacgaaaactcaagatcttcacaatttaacatctctaaggcctctagatcagactgaccaaatttaatgttgatatcattaaatctgtaggaggagtttgctacaagtcatttcctgttaccaacaggtggcgctgtgattataacagaatattggctttcagatgtgttcagatcaggactttaatcgaacatgtgaagtttgaggcaaatgggacattttatggctgagttataaaaagttttatatccatggcgagacctcggaatttgtcaggccgccacggacacgccctttaccgaaaactcaagatcttcacaatttaacatcactaaggcctttatattagactgaccgattttggtgttgatctgtataaatctctaggagaagtttgttgtagagtatagcatgacacttcctgttgcctgcaggtggcgctatgactataaccgaatatgggcatgtagatgtcttcaggtcaggagtgttatcacacatgtgaagtttgggacagatcggacattgtatgcctgagttatagcaacttcctttttcatggcgaaacatcgaaatttgccaggccgccacggacacgccctctgatgaaaactctagatcttcgcaatttaacgtcacaaagggctttagattggactcaccaaattcggcattgatccgaatcaatctctatgaggagttcgttcaagtacgacgcctgaaaatggcaaaaatgacacaaattttgctgagaaaattaaaaataaccgacttcctgttgggtgtcaaattttgctccaagaggcttttttgtaggtattggtgtgttacatgtgtgtaccgattttcgtgcatgtacgtgaatcacagctgaaagcgcacaccgctgaacgtgtaaaggtggcgctgtcgagccattttgcgacacccacttctgaaccccatatcagacgtaaattttcgccaggtttgacgtgtgtgcgaagtttcatgagttttcgggtatgtctaagccctcaaaaatgcgattcattttggagaagaataataataataataataataataaacgaagcagatccaatagggtcctcacaccatcggtgctcgggccctaataataataataaacgaagcagatccaatagggtcctcacaccatcggtgctcgggccctaataataataataataaacggagcagattcaatagggtcctcacaccatcggtgctcgggccctaattaaagctgcaagcagcgatgaacgggccctcgcacccgggctcaccgccgaccggtggctttaggaaaacagcaaatggtgggtagtatgcttttaatacattaaaaataggagaaatatgtcaaagtcacttaaatgtgccaaatttcctgctgccagctggtggcgctatgcatataactgattattggcatgtagatgtgttcaggccaccactttcatcaaacatatgaagtttggtgcagattgaccttggtatgtttgagttagtgaaagatatgatatatcctgctgccaacaggtggcgctatgataatatctgaatattggccttttgctgtcttcaggccaggactcttaccaaacctgtgaagtttgaggcagatcgaacattttatggctgagttataacaacttctatgtccatggcgaaacatcaaactttgtcacgccgccacagacacgccctttaacgaaaactcaagatcttcgcaatttaacatctttaaggcctctagatcagaatgaccaaatataatgttaatatcattaaatctctaagaggagtttgatacaagccatttcctgttgccaacaggtggcgctgtgattataatagaatattggccttcagatgtgtttaggccaggactcttatcgaatatgtgaagtttgaggctaattggacattttatggctgagttataacaagttttatatccatggcgagaactcgaaatttgtcaggccgccacggacacgcccttcaacgaaaactcaagatcttcgcaatttaacatcactaaagcctttatattagactgaccgattttggtgttgatctgtataaatttctaggaggagtttgttgcagagtacaacatgacacttcctgttgccagcaggtggcgctatgactataactgaatatgggcatgtagatgtcttcaggtcaggagtgttatcacacatgtgaagtttgggaaagatcggacattttatgcctaagttatagcaacttcctttttcatggcgaaacatcgaaatttgcaaggccgccacggacacgcccttcgatgaaaactctagatcttcacaatttaacgtcacaaagggctttagattagactcaccaaatttggtgttgatccgaataaatttctaggaggagttcgttcaagtatgacgcctgaaaatggcaaaaatgacaaattttgcttagaaaattaataataaccgacttcctgttgggtttcggattttgtcccaggaggcttttttgtaggtattggtgagttacatgtgtgtaccgatttgcgtgcatgtacgtgaatcacagctgaatgcgcacaccgcggaacgtgtaaaggtggcgctattgagccattttgccacacccactccTGCAACCCacatcagacgtccattttcgccaggtttgatg
This region includes:
- the LOC141336852 gene encoding large neutral amino acids transporter small subunit 3-like; the protein is MFGNVRSTILSLMIGSYASSAVTFPGVKLIYDVGVSFSTIFWLWAGFACFVFLNCFINWPAESFPGPEDVRYNTMVKLKDEVVDQTMTEESSFTQENPEVTKKQLSADEAPSDGTIAQSQGKSHRRTVYKNTKEL